AGCTGAGCAGAGTTCTTTCCTGAGGGACATGGCCCACATCTGGGAACGGTCACTGCACACTCCCTCAGCCTGGCCCCTCACCCAGCCCCTTTTATTTCTCCCACACACCCATACCGGGGCCTTCAGGGATGAATTGCCCTCTTTCCTGGTGGCTGCCAGGTAAATCAGGCTCCAGCCCACCTCCTTCTCAGCCCTCCGGCAACGTGGTTCAGCCACGGGGCCGGGAAATTGGCAGATTCCAGGGTTTCAGGGACCCGCAGTCTGCATGGTGGGATGTGGGGTGAGCAAAGGAAATCCCTTCTGCCGCCGCCCAGGCCCAGCCAGTTCTGCCAAAGGTGGCCATGGCCCCACAGCCCAGCTGGGTGGACATCTGTTTGCAGGATGGGAGGGGGCTGGGGTGCCCCTTCTCTGCTGCTGTCCCCTCGCTGATGACTGGTTCCAAGGCAGGAACCTGAATCTTCTGTGTTGTTTTGGCAGTTCGTTATTCTTCTGCTGTTATTTATGTTTTCCAAGGTGGAGATTAAACATTCAGAGTCACGTAGTGCTCATGAAGATTTTAAACTAAAGACCCAGCTCAAGGAGCTGGTGATAGGGAGGTGCTTTCTGACCCTGGACTGCAAAGGCGGGCTTCCCTGCACTGTGGGCACCTTTGGGGCGAGAGGCCTTGTTTCCCACTGGGTTCCGGGGCAGTACCCAGTGGCATGGAGTGGTAGAGTCTGGGGAGGCCTATGGATTCCCCCCACCGCCAGCCCCTAGCCCAGCCCTAGTGCCCTCTAAGCAGAGACAGTAGAATGGAGCAGCAAACAAGCAGATAACACTGTTTATTGCCTCTATGACTGCCTAGCCAGCTCCACATGGACACACCGCCTCTGGGTATTTTCCACCAGTTTGCAGCCTTTCCCGAGGGCCTCTGCTAGgactgaagtttatttttcttctgagattaCCAGGAGGTGCATGTCCTCATAGGCTCAGTGGAATGGACTTTGGCCCCTTCTGCCTCCTAGGCAGAGGCCTGGAAGAAATGAGGGGTTGCTGGGAGAGGCCATTGTTCcatggcagaggctgcagggcccCGGTGAGCCAGCTCCTGATTCTTTCCAACTAGCTGATGATGACCATCAGATGCAGAGCAGGATGACCCAGCCCCGGGGGTGTTTCTCTGTCCATGGTCTCCGGGCTGGGCTGGGTTGCAGGCACTGATTCACAGGCGGTTGGTCAGAGAGGGAAAGACCTTAGCAACCATTTATTCCCAACCTTCTTTTTTCCCACCCGAGGAAACTGATCTACCCAGAAAGGTTAATAGAtctccccaaggtcacacagccagcgtAGGGCTGGGACTGGAAGCCAGGTGTCTGATTCTGGCCACTCTCTGTGAGCCTCTATTTGGGGCCTGGTCCCAGGCCTTCCCCCAAAAGAGCGGCATCTTTTGAGGGATTCCAGATCAGCCCTCAAAAGATCCCATCACGATCACCAGGACATCATGGGGGTCAGGGATGTCCCGGACGATCCTCGGTGAACTGTCATCTAATCCACCAGGAATGACTTAGCCTGTGTTTACGGCACATCCGTCTCTGCCCTCATAGAGCCTCGGGTTGGTTGTAAAGGAGATAAGAGCCACCAGTGACAGAGATAAGACAACCCCTTGGGGCCAGGCCGTGCTCAAGGGAGGCTCATCGGTGCACACTGGAAGTGCTGGGGAAGGCTTCAAAGAGGAGGTGGGGAGGCAGCCTTGGAAAATGGCGAGTGGGCTTTATTTATTTGGATAGAAAtgagaggagggggaagaagagCAGCTGTAGGGGCTGCAGAGTGCACAAGCCCAGAGCTGGGAGTGAATGCGGTGCTGCCGTGACTCAGTGTGAGTGCTGGTTGGACTCAATGGAGAGGAGGGTCGGGCTACGTTGCTGGATGTGGTCTTGGTTGCCAGGCAGAGGAGCTGGCACAGAGTGGAGCAGGAAATGAGGGGGCCGTGGAAGGTGTTTGAGCAGAGGAGTAAGGGAAGGCCAACCCTCCCTGTGTGACTCCAGAAATGACTGTTTTCTGCGAGTTCTCCGAGGTGGAGGAAGCACCGGTCGGGCTTGAGAAAGATCCAGAGGGCCTGGGCAGCTGCCGGGGCTACAGTCCTCAAAGCTCCAGGGAGCCAAGGCAGATGTGAGTGCCTGAGTTGAGGACAGAGCAAAGCTTGGGGTCCTGAGAGATTCTGTTCCAAGGGGGTTTCCATCCAGCAGATGAGCTAAGGGGCCCACAGGCATTTCGGAGGGATTACATTAGGAAATCAGAGTTGAGGGAGTTCAGACGGGGCTGGGGGCTGAACCTGGAAGGCCAGCAGGGCCTTGGGAGCCAGGTTTAGGGCTTCGAGGGGCAGGTCTCTGCTGGCCTGACCCAGCCCCCTTCCCTCCTCGCAGTGGTGCCCTTCCAGGAAGTGTGGGGCCGCAGCTACTGCCGGGCGCTGGAGAGGCTGGTGGACATCGTGTCCGAGTACCCCAGCGAGGTGGAGCACATGTTCAGCCCATCCTGTGTCTCCCTGCTGCGCTGCACCGGCTGCTGTGGCGATGAGAACCTGCACTGTGTGCCGGTGGAGACGGTCAATGTCACCATGCAGGTAGGTCCACACCCAGCCCAGGGGGCCACCGAATCTGTCCACTAGAAGGGACCTGGAGAGGGAAGAAGATAGGCCCAGGTCCCAGGACTGGAGCCTGACTCCCAGGCCGGTGCTTCTGCTACCCCAGCCCAGGGCCCCTCCTTCCTGAGCCCCCCGATGGCTCTGAGACCActcacctccacccccaccagtTTTCTCAGCCTTATGCTGAGCCCTATCCCAAGACTCAGGGTGTCTAGTTAAAGCTGGAAAGAAATCTGCTTGTATTAAAGTCCGTGTTGACACCAGGAGCATTTAGTGCCTTTTCAAGCAAGTGCAGCTTACATGTCACACACGCAGtggtttattgagcacttactgagTAATGTCAAGCCTGTCCTAGGCGTGCCACAAGTGGTACATCATTCAGTCCTTCAAGGCTGGtgtcattcccatttcacagatggggaactCGAGGTTCAGAGATGTTATTTCACTTGTTCAGCAGGTAAAAGAGTCAAGATCTGAACACGGGTCTCTCTGACTCCAAAACATGGGCCCCCTTCCTGCGCTATTGCTGTGCTAGTGCCCCCTGGGTAGGGAGGGACAGGGGCCTCCCTCAGGTCCCCACGCAGCTGAGAGAGCTATTTGCCTCACGCTGAGAGTGGAGTGAGGGCCTATAGTCCACAGGCTACAGGAAACAGAGTCGGGTTCTCcttacaaagagagagagaagagtacGGGAAACTCATGGGCCACTCCCCAATCCAGGCATCAACTCTTTCTTCCTTCAGCTCCTAAAGATCCGCTCTGGGGACCGGCCCTCCTACGTGGAGCTGACGTTCTCTCAGCACGTGCGTTGCGAGTGCCGGTAGGTCTCCGGGGTGGGGCGGGTAGCAGGGAAAGGCCCCCGTGCTCTTGGCACCCTCAGCAAAGATGGGTCCCAGGGCGGAGGCAAAGGCTGCCCATCCTTGCTGCAGGCTGTACTTTTTTCCAGGCTGAGGGAGACCAAGAGGGCAGAACCAGGCAGGGGTGGCTGCCATTCATTTTGTCCCCCTACCAGCCAGTTTTGCCGAGGGAGCTGGTCCCAGCAGCTGGGGTACAGCTGTTGACATACTGCAAGGGAAGAGAGCGCGTGGGTCCCTCCCAGCCTCGCTGGGGTTTGGTGTGTGTCATTCCCCTTCTCTGGGACAGGAGGCAGCTGCCACGGGCCTCTGAAAGAGGTGCCTGGAGGCAAAGACATTGCAAGTCTGAACTTAGTTCTGGGCCAAGCTGCATGCCCACAGGAGGGGGCAAACCGGGCTGAGAAGCAGCAAGAAGGAAAAGCTCGGGTAGGAGAATGGGGGCAGAAGAAGGGTGGCACTGTGGCTTCCTTGATGATACAGCACCCCGCTACAGTCCCTCCCAATCCGCAGAGCCTCTGACCAGCACCAGTCTTGCTGCCTGTGCCGGGGCACTTGGAACATTGGTTAGCAGGAGCAACAGGCCTGGCACTGCCAACGAGGTtcagggaagagagaaatgggCTGAGCTGTTGCTCCTGGTACCACTGAGCCATGGATGAAGGCACCAGACTAGAAGTCCAGAGCCCTAgccaggggcaggaggagggaagaCTGCCACTTATTGTGTACCCATTTTGTGCCTAGCCCTGCAGGAGGCACTTGAATGTTTCTCATTTAGTcacatacatttattgagcacctactgcgTGCCGGGCATTGTCCTAGATGGGATGCAGTGGTGGGCAAGGTCCCTGCTCTCATAGCAACCCTAGGAGGTAGATCCTATTGTCATCcccgttttatagatgagaaaatcaaggctcAATACAGTTTCATGATTTATCACAGCTAGTGAGTGTGGGAGGAGGGATTCTGAGCCCTGACCTAAATCCTAAGCCTTCGTGCTGCCTCTCATGGCCGTGACCACTTTTCTAATAGCCCCCAGGCTTAACCTTGCCTCCTGGGCAGGGTTATGGCTGCCCCTTTTGTTGGAGTGTTGGAGGCCCTGCCTCAACTTGTTTCCACCCGTCCCTCCGAGCCAGAGCTTATCCATATAATAGCTCGGTAATGAACCCTCCTGGGTGCAATGCTGGCTGGTGACCCAAAGTCACCTTCTACATCCCCTTTACCCTGACAGCCACTCTTTTGGGACAGGCAGAGGAAGAGACTGAGGTTCCAAGAGTGTCTCTCACTTGCCCAATATGGAGAGGTACAACCAGACAGTCCCAAGAGGCCCTGGTACCTTGCCGTGGCTCCCAAGGGAGGAACCAGCTGAGGATAGCATGTCCTGGCCCCAAAGCTGACTACTACCATGCTGGCCCATGGAAAGACTGTTCCCAGGAAAGACTGAGGCCCTGTCCCCTGCCAGGAGCCAGGCAACAGGGACACCTTTCTTCTTGCTTCTGGGCCAACAGCCAtagccctgggaggcagagcccagaCATGCCTGGTGACTTCAGGACTgatgccccctccctccctcccaccccgtCGCTCACTCCCCATGTTGTTCCGGGTGGAGTGGGGGCTGTGCCCTGACAGGCAACCAGTCCACTGCCTGGCCATCATGTCCTGTCCCTGAGGAAATTCCCAGAATGCACcctggaaggaagggaaaaaagcagacaaagaaagtgagaaagaaaaagcagcagagaACAGACAGAAACGACCCCACATTTGATGCCAAGAGGCTGAGAAGTGCAGAAGCGGGTGGCAGGGGTCCCCAGGAGGTTGATTTGTCCCTCTCGTGGTGAGGTCACTGGAGCCTGGAGTGGGAGCGAAGCCCCGGGCTCTGGCCACCTCTCCCTTGCCAGCTCCATGCTACCCCCTAGTGGCCTCAGTGTCAGCTGCAGGACCAGGACTTGGGATGTCAGAGGGGACCTATCCCGGGGGGCAGGGAGCCCCACTTACTGCTTTCCTAACGGTCCTCTGCCCCTCTCTCTGTCTGTTTCCCTAGGCCTCTGCGGGAGAAGATGAAGCCAGAAAGGTAAGTGGTTTGGCTGGGGCTCGGGGCTATTCTCGGGCCTGCCAGCCTCTGTCCTAGCATCGGGGTCCCCAGCCACCTTGTCCTGACGCTTGGCTTATTGCAGGAGGAGACCCAAGGgcagggggaagaggaggagagagaagcagaggccCACAGACTGCCACCTGTGAGTGCGCGGGGTCCCAGGGATGGCAAGGAGGCTGGGCCCGAGGGGAGCCCCGCCCTGCCGCCAGGGTCAGGCTGGGGAGCGGGAGAGGCAGGACTGAGGCCAGTCTTGGGGGCAGGACAGGGAGCCTCACCTCTTCCAGACTCTAGGGCCCAGGAAGCATCAGTGGACCTTGGTTTTTGTCCCGGCTTAGCCCTAGGTTTCCattgaccttggacaaatcattTCACCTTTGTGAGCCTAGCTTTTCTCTGTGTAGAATGAGGGGCAGGAGGTCCAGCAAACATTTAGTCACTctacaaacatttactgagcacttcctGTGTGTCAGGTACATCTGTGAGCAAACAAACAGGATTCCTGCACTTTAGAGTTTCCCTTCTAGTGATGAGAAGTCTGTCATCAGCTGAGATGTTATCTGGGGCGACTTCCTAGTAGCCCTGGGGAACATGTGCCCCTTGCCACTGGCTCCCGGGAGTATTGCGGCCTTCGGGTCCCCTTGATTCTTCTAACCCACTTCATACCTGGTGGGCAGCAGAATGGAACCCCAGGCCTGCGTGTGGCTGGGAGAGAAggataagagaaaggaaaacccaAATCTGTGAcagtaaatagaaaaaataaaatatttcacatgcATAGTCCATTAGTCACACGGGGGCTCTCCTCTAGGGGCTAAGCCTCCCCCACGCACATGCCTCCAGGAAGTTATTTCGTGCTATGGAGTGGAGTTGACCCAAGTCCTGACCCCATGAGCCCCACTCCATGAAGACAGGGATCCTGGGGAATGTGCCCCCTAGGGTGTAtgctctcctctcttttctgggCTCATGCAGCAATTTGGGGAACAAGCTGGCAGTGAAGTCCATCCAGGTCCGCGTTACCAGCTGGCACCCCGAGGTAGAAAGTGTCCCATGGCTCCAATTCCCAAGGCAGCAGTCTTCAGACATTTCAATAGGGAATCTCCTGAAAGAATTtcaaaagtggccgggcgcggtggctcatgcctgtaatcccagcactttgggaggccaaggtaggtggatcacttgaggtcaggagtttgagaccagcctgaccaacatggtgaaaccccatctctactaaaactacaaaattagctggatgtgttggtgcacgtctgtaatctcagctacttgtgaggctgaggcaggagaatcgcttgaacccaggaggcggaggttgcagtgagccgagatcatgccactgcactccaggctgggtgacagagtgagactccatctcaaaaaaaagaattccaaaagCTCATGTGctcccttgcccatttttaagttgaCATTGAACATTTTCATCAGAATTGTAAGTCAAGCCAGgctcagtagctcatgcctgtaattccagcagtttgggaggccaaggcaagtggattgcttgaggccaggaattcaagaccagcctgggcaacatggtgaaacctcgtctctacaaaaaaatacaaaaaactaaatggacgtggtgccatgtgcctgtagtcccaactactcaggaggctgaggtgggaggatcacctgagcctgggaggtcaaggctgcagtgagctgggatcgatccactgcacttcagcctgggtgacagagcaagaacctgtctcaaaaaaaaaaaaaaaaaagtataagtcaTTACAAAGGATACACTCTCTGGCATAttataaatatcaatattttaatacaaagCTATTATATAACACTCTCCAGGTGTATCCTATTAAATATGCCATTTTAATGTTATACTTACCATCATCcacttttaagaaaatgaacaagcaaaaaaaaaaaaaaaaaatacacgaaCACCTCCTTTCATAACCCTTTgtatatttacattgtttcttttttcctggaacttgtatttccatttcactccccactccccagaaTTTCAGCCTAGTGTAATAGtacttttaattttcagaagGCTTTTATTGATT
This genomic window from Piliocolobus tephrosceles isolate RC106 chromosome 6, ASM277652v3, whole genome shotgun sequence contains:
- the PGF gene encoding placenta growth factor isoform X1: MPAMRLFPCFLQLLAGLALPAVPPQQWALSAGNGSSEVEVVPFQEVWGRSYCRALERLVDIVSEYPSEVEHMFSPSCVSLLRCTGCCGDENLHCVPVETVNVTMQLLKIRSGDRPSYVELTFSQHVRCECRPLREKMKPERRRPKGRGKRRREKQRPTDCHLCGDAVPRR
- the PGF gene encoding placenta growth factor isoform X3 yields the protein MPAMRLFPCFLQLLAGLALPAVPPQQWALSAGNGSSEVEVVPFQEVWGRSYCRALERLVDIVSEYPSEVEHMFSPSCVSLLRCTGCCGDENLHCVPVETVNVTMQLLKIRSGDRPSYVELTFSQHVRCECRPLREKMKPERCGDAVPRR
- the PGF gene encoding placenta growth factor isoform X2; translation: MPAMRLFPCFLQLLAGLALPAVPPQWALSAGNGSSEVEVVPFQEVWGRSYCRALERLVDIVSEYPSEVEHMFSPSCVSLLRCTGCCGDENLHCVPVETVNVTMQLLKIRSGDRPSYVELTFSQHVRCECRPLREKMKPERRRPKGRGKRRREKQRPTDCHLCGDAVPRR